One genomic segment of Catenulispora sp. GP43 includes these proteins:
- a CDS encoding serine hydrolase, whose protein sequence is MRDRGLIADCRERLAEAGLSGSFLVRDLGTGQEIAVDTDVTYPIASLVKVPLAIAVLEAIRAGRLDGGRMLELVPDPGTPPPPIGIGRFRHPARIAIEDLIYLAVAISDNAAADALFGLVPPSEVDRTLAEAGIGGIAVRHPMRDLLGVSGSEPGLAHTLAMGARTPGGGHPLAHLDLTRANTGTARALADLLQELWRPTAIHPQVAARVRALMGDGVLQRRLGPDFISDATSWASKSGTLLNLRHDAGVVEHEDGETYAVVAMTESKVPAVAQPAVDALIGRIARALHDHLREH, encoded by the coding sequence ATGCGTGACAGAGGCCTGATCGCGGATTGCCGGGAAAGGTTGGCGGAAGCCGGTTTGTCAGGGTCCTTCCTCGTGCGCGATCTGGGTACCGGCCAGGAGATCGCCGTCGATACCGACGTCACGTACCCGATCGCCTCGCTGGTCAAGGTGCCGTTGGCGATCGCCGTCCTGGAAGCGATCCGTGCCGGGCGGCTCGACGGCGGGCGGATGCTCGAGCTCGTCCCCGATCCCGGAACGCCGCCTCCGCCGATCGGTATCGGCCGGTTCAGGCACCCGGCCCGCATCGCGATCGAGGACCTGATCTACCTCGCCGTCGCGATCAGCGACAACGCCGCCGCCGACGCGCTGTTCGGACTGGTGCCGCCCAGCGAGGTGGACCGGACCCTGGCCGAGGCCGGAATCGGCGGCATCGCGGTGCGGCATCCGATGCGCGACCTGCTCGGCGTCTCCGGCAGCGAACCCGGACTGGCGCACACGCTGGCCATGGGCGCGCGTACACCCGGTGGCGGCCATCCCCTCGCGCACCTGGACCTCACCCGCGCCAACACCGGCACGGCCCGGGCGCTCGCCGACCTGTTGCAGGAGCTGTGGCGCCCGACCGCGATCCATCCGCAGGTCGCCGCGCGTGTCAGAGCCCTGATGGGCGACGGGGTCCTCCAGCGCCGGCTCGGGCCCGACTTCATCTCGGACGCCACCTCCTGGGCCTCCAAGTCCGGGACCCTGTTGAACCTGCGGCATGACGCCGGTGTCGTCGAGCACGAAGATGGCGAGACGTACGCGGTCGTCGCCATGACCGAATCGAAGGTGCCGGCGGTGGCGCAGCCCGCGGTGGACGCGCTCATCGGGCGGATCGCCCGCGCGCTGCACGACCATCTGCGCGAACACTGA
- the bla gene encoding class A beta-lactamase, which translates to MSTFTERILSRTVPVAASFGLAAAALGGCSTASHPAAATPSGGGAATSTPAAATESASESASGTTPAPSDTGSGSTAFTDLESRYHAQLGLYALDTGSGRTVAFQADNRFAFCSTVKALAAAELLHRETDAQLAQTITYSASDLVDYSPVTSQHVNGGMTLTAVMTAAIEVSDNTALNLMLNQLGGPSGLQSALRSMNDATTNADRPEPTVNSAVPGDVQDTSTPRALAEDLRAYVLGTALTPQRRTLLTSWLTANTTGGPYIRASVPAGWKVGDKTGNGDYGTRNDIAVLWPPNRAPIVIAVLSHRDGKDANSADALIADATKLALQRIG; encoded by the coding sequence ATGAGCACATTCACGGAGCGGATCCTTTCCCGTACGGTCCCGGTCGCGGCCTCGTTCGGCTTGGCGGCCGCGGCGCTCGGCGGGTGTTCCACGGCGTCGCATCCGGCGGCCGCCACACCCTCGGGCGGCGGCGCGGCCACATCGACGCCCGCGGCGGCAACCGAATCCGCGTCCGAATCCGCATCCGGAACGACGCCCGCTCCCTCGGACACCGGCAGCGGCTCGACGGCCTTCACAGACCTCGAATCCCGCTATCATGCACAGCTCGGCCTCTACGCCCTGGACACCGGCTCCGGCCGCACGGTCGCGTTCCAAGCAGACAACCGGTTCGCCTTCTGCTCGACGGTCAAAGCCCTGGCCGCCGCCGAACTCCTGCACCGCGAGACCGACGCCCAACTGGCCCAGACCATCACCTACAGCGCCTCGGACCTCGTGGACTACTCCCCGGTCACCTCCCAGCACGTGAACGGCGGCATGACCCTCACCGCGGTGATGACCGCGGCGATCGAGGTCAGCGACAACACCGCGCTGAATCTGATGCTCAACCAGCTCGGCGGCCCGTCGGGCCTACAGTCGGCGCTGCGGTCCATGAACGACGCGACCACCAACGCCGACCGCCCCGAGCCGACCGTCAACTCGGCCGTGCCCGGCGACGTGCAGGACACCAGTACCCCGCGGGCGCTGGCCGAGGACCTGCGCGCGTACGTGCTCGGCACCGCCCTCACTCCGCAGCGGCGCACATTGCTGACCTCCTGGCTCACCGCGAACACCACCGGCGGTCCCTACATCCGGGCCTCGGTCCCGGCCGGCTGGAAGGTCGGCGACAAGACCGGCAACGGCGACTACGGCACGCGCAACGACATCGCCGTGCTGTGGCCGCCCAACCGCGCGCCGATCGTCATCGCAGTGCTCTCCCACCGCGACGGCAAGGACGCGAACTCCGCCGACGCCCTCATCGCCGACGCCACGAAGCTGGCCCTGCAGCGGATCGGCTGA
- a CDS encoding BTAD domain-containing putative transcriptional regulator — MGEITRIPAEPPAEFLFLGVPEIRIGGSLVPIGPAQEKRLLAAVLSEHPNPVGRSALIRSIWDPPEPEDAVENFHHIARRLRRRLESAGLPNVLPSEGGGYRLGPAEARVDIQRFHGLLARAARSPGLGEAERAGLLETALGLFRGEPLAGLDGQWVDGYRYLLQEERHAAEIAFNEAAIRLGDLGTAIPRLEARLRERPGDEWLAWLGMHAFYRAGRKDDAQNVYHRVRRHLDTTIATESHRALTDLYELMLRGDERLLDASALVFPAGRSMRGAGAGAGAGSQGSYGGDSAPGPDLDPDPDPKPDPKPDSEAKPKPEPGIAAGATFSQTNIGTTVHASQGGVQNFYFGGKEPS; from the coding sequence GTGGGTGAGATAACCCGCATCCCGGCCGAACCACCCGCCGAGTTCCTGTTCCTCGGGGTCCCGGAGATCAGGATCGGCGGCAGCCTCGTCCCGATCGGACCGGCCCAGGAGAAGCGCCTGCTGGCCGCGGTGCTGTCCGAGCACCCGAACCCGGTCGGCCGCTCGGCGCTGATCAGGTCCATCTGGGATCCGCCCGAGCCGGAGGACGCGGTGGAGAACTTCCATCACATCGCCCGGCGGCTGCGGCGGCGGCTGGAGAGCGCCGGACTGCCGAACGTGCTCCCCAGCGAAGGCGGCGGCTACCGCCTCGGCCCGGCCGAGGCCCGCGTCGACATCCAGCGGTTCCACGGACTGCTGGCGCGCGCCGCACGGTCGCCCGGCCTGGGCGAGGCCGAACGCGCCGGCCTGTTGGAGACGGCGCTGGGCCTGTTCCGCGGCGAGCCGCTGGCCGGGCTGGACGGGCAGTGGGTCGACGGGTACCGCTACCTGCTCCAGGAGGAGCGGCACGCCGCCGAGATCGCGTTCAACGAGGCCGCGATCAGGCTCGGCGATCTGGGCACGGCCATCCCGCGTCTGGAAGCGCGATTGCGGGAGCGGCCGGGCGATGAATGGCTGGCGTGGCTGGGGATGCACGCGTTCTACCGCGCGGGGCGCAAGGACGACGCGCAGAACGTGTACCACCGGGTGCGTCGGCACCTCGACACGACCATCGCGACCGAGAGTCACAGAGCTCTGACGGACCTCTATGAGCTGATGCTCCGCGGCGATGAGCGGCTGCTGGACGCGTCCGCGCTGGTGTTTCCCGCCGGGCGGTCGATGCGCGGGGCCGGGGCTGGGGCTGGGGCCGGTTCGCAGGGTTCTTACGGCGGCGATTCCGCACCCGGCCCCGATCTCGATCCCGATCCCGATCCCAAACCCGATCCCAAACCCGACAGCGAGGCCAAGCCAAAGCCCGAGCCCGGTATCGCCGCCGGGGCCACCTTCTCCCAGACCAACATCGGCACCACCGTCCACGCCTCGCAGGGAGGCGTCCAGAACTTCTACTTCGGCGGAAAGGAACCATCGTGA
- a CDS encoding DUF5753 domain-containing protein, producing MARKDVPAIAGRRQLGATLARLRRQARRTLEEAAGHLDWPVEMADRVENGQAALRMAEARALLDLYAIADPLREEVLALVRQAGSGTWWLSYGDLVDPGFERQLILEDEARTIRVHQPNLVPGLLQTERYAWELMTTVTDQQPEAVRRRVDLRILRQRILGRPQAPRVDVVLDEAALRRPVGDAAVMREQYERLMRLSAAAGTRIAILPFPAGPSRASGHGFHIFSPRNGEPDVVQLELLDREYFTETAEEVGHYRAAFEHARARAMGVGDSRAFLAALAASAGTAGEGNGGERLPRTHPA from the coding sequence ATGGCCAGGAAGGACGTGCCGGCGATAGCCGGCCGGCGCCAGCTCGGCGCGACGCTGGCCCGGCTGCGTCGGCAGGCCCGCCGGACGCTCGAGGAGGCCGCGGGGCATCTGGACTGGCCGGTGGAGATGGCCGACCGGGTGGAGAACGGCCAGGCCGCGCTGCGGATGGCCGAGGCCCGGGCGCTCCTGGACCTGTACGCGATCGCGGACCCGCTCCGCGAGGAGGTGCTGGCCCTGGTGCGACAGGCCGGCTCGGGCACCTGGTGGCTGTCCTACGGCGACCTGGTGGACCCCGGCTTCGAGCGCCAGCTGATCCTGGAGGACGAGGCCCGGACGATCCGGGTCCACCAGCCGAACCTCGTCCCGGGCCTGCTGCAGACCGAGCGGTACGCCTGGGAGCTGATGACCACGGTCACCGACCAGCAGCCCGAAGCCGTGCGGCGGCGGGTCGATCTCAGGATCCTGCGTCAGCGGATCCTGGGCCGGCCGCAGGCACCGCGGGTGGACGTGGTCCTGGACGAGGCCGCGCTGCGCAGACCGGTCGGGGACGCGGCCGTGATGCGCGAGCAGTACGAACGGCTGATGCGGCTGTCCGCGGCCGCGGGGACGCGGATCGCGATCCTGCCCTTTCCAGCGGGCCCCTCGCGGGCATCAGGGCACGGATTCCACATCTTCTCCCCGCGCAACGGCGAGCCGGACGTGGTCCAGCTCGAACTGCTCGACCGGGAGTACTTCACGGAGACGGCCGAGGAGGTCGGCCACTACCGGGCCGCCTTCGAACACGCGCGGGCCAGGGCAATGGGTGTGGGGGACTCGCGCGCGTTCCTGGCGGCCTTGGCGGCCTCGGCCGGCACGGCCGGTGAGGGAAACGGAGGTGAGCGGTTGCCGCGGACGCATCCGGCATGA
- a CDS encoding RICIN domain-containing protein, protein MRPRWARAPSGASPTTIVGGLSGKCLSVTGGSTAPGTTSDIYTCNGSSSEQWLANANGTISGASSGLCLEVQGSATADKSLVGVNTCSGAANQRWTVNASGTIVGAQSGKWLSVYGASTANYADAGIYTCNGSASEN, encoded by the coding sequence TTGCGGCCTCGCTGGGCCCGGGCGCCGTCGGGGGCGAGTCCCACGACTATCGTCGGCGGCCTGTCCGGCAAGTGCCTGTCCGTCACCGGCGGCTCGACCGCCCCCGGCACCACCTCGGACATCTACACCTGCAACGGCAGTTCCAGCGAGCAATGGCTGGCGAACGCGAACGGCACGATCAGTGGCGCGTCCAGCGGCCTGTGCCTGGAGGTACAGGGCAGCGCGACGGCCGACAAGTCGCTGGTGGGCGTGAACACGTGCAGCGGGGCCGCGAACCAGCGGTGGACGGTGAACGCGTCGGGGACGATCGTGGGCGCGCAGTCGGGGAAGTGGTTGAGCGTGTACGGGGCTTCGACCGCGAACTATGCGGATGCTGGGATCTATACGTGCAACGGGAGCGCGAGTGAGAACTAG
- a CDS encoding helix-turn-helix domain-containing protein yields the protein MRRRRLAAELQRLRLASGRTLEEVAGYLECSPAKVSRIENGQVAVRIQDARELLELYQVTDDRREDLLQMVRQARGRGWWSDHADVLEPGAETLLSLEDEAAGIFIYETNLVTALLQTPRYAFELFSSWTDVPLDRIRRQVEVTVERQRVLDRANAPALTVVLDESCLHRVLGGADVMREQYDRLVSVAGRPGVDLRILPFAAGPHQAMGFGFHIFQFAGEDPAIVHLERLNAADFLEGAEEVGRYQAAFRQARERALSPERSLKLLEGLAARLEETSA from the coding sequence ATGAGACGGCGGCGGCTGGCCGCCGAGCTGCAGCGGCTCCGGCTCGCCTCGGGGCGCACCCTGGAAGAGGTGGCCGGCTATCTGGAGTGCTCGCCGGCCAAGGTCAGCCGGATCGAGAACGGCCAGGTCGCGGTCCGGATCCAGGACGCGCGCGAGCTCCTGGAGCTCTACCAGGTCACCGACGACCGGCGCGAGGACCTGCTCCAGATGGTCCGGCAGGCCCGGGGCCGCGGCTGGTGGTCGGACCACGCCGACGTCCTGGAACCCGGCGCCGAGACCCTGCTCAGCCTGGAGGACGAGGCGGCGGGGATCTTCATCTACGAGACGAACCTCGTCACGGCGCTGTTGCAGACCCCGCGGTACGCCTTCGAACTGTTCTCGTCCTGGACCGATGTCCCGCTGGACCGGATCCGCCGCCAGGTCGAGGTGACCGTGGAACGCCAGCGGGTGCTGGACCGCGCGAACGCCCCGGCGCTGACCGTCGTGCTCGACGAGTCCTGCCTGCACCGCGTCCTGGGCGGCGCGGACGTCATGCGCGAGCAGTACGACCGGCTGGTCTCCGTGGCCGGCCGGCCCGGGGTCGATCTGCGGATCCTGCCGTTCGCCGCCGGTCCCCACCAGGCGATGGGGTTCGGCTTCCACATCTTCCAGTTCGCCGGAGAGGACCCGGCCATCGTCCACCTCGAGCGGCTCAACGCCGCCGACTTCCTGGAGGGTGCCGAGGAGGTCGGGCGGTATCAGGCGGCGTTCCGCCAGGCGCGAGAACGAGCCCTGTCGCCGGAGCGTTCGCTGAAGCTCCTGGAAGGGCTCGCCGCGCGCCTGGAGGAGACCTCCGCCTAG
- a CDS encoding potassium transporter Kup, with protein sequence MLGALGVVFGDIGTSPLYAMQTVFTADNKAVGTSADQVYGVVSLVFWAITLIVSIKYVSFILRTDNDGEGGIMALTALIQKLDFRSKRTKVLLVAFGILGASLFYGDGMITPAISVLSAVEGLKVSAPGLKDYVVPLTVVIVIGLFAIQKFGTALVGGLFGPVMTVWFLIIGVAGAAEVASHPGIIKALSPTYGAQFMVHHGIVAFIALASVVLAVTGAEALYADMGHFGREPIHRAWFYLVFPALTLNYLGQGSLILRRPDTISNPFFLLMPHWSQFPMVILATIATVIASQAVISGAFSVTRQAMQLGFLPHMTIRHTSEHEIGQVYVPVVNWFLCCTVTVLVVGFGSSASLASAYGVAVTATFMLNTILFLAVARVLKGVAPWKIAVGAVVFLTSETAFFAANLTKVVHGGWLPLLVATLVFTVLSTWRRGRAIVTPNRTALEGPLRPFVDEVDALQPPIHRVDGVAVFLNANIETTPLALRANVEHNHTLHKTVVILSMMVEKVPHVPAAERLVFDDLGHSDDGIIHLTARLGFQDEPDVPRILRQATAHPDAGEIAGIDPDEVSYFLSRIAIVRTGAKGMRSWRKRLFLTIAHNAASPVDYFGLPADRCVIMGAHVPV encoded by the coding sequence ATGCTCGGCGCCCTCGGCGTCGTGTTCGGGGACATCGGCACCAGTCCGCTGTACGCGATGCAGACCGTCTTCACCGCCGACAACAAGGCGGTGGGGACGTCGGCGGACCAGGTCTACGGTGTGGTGTCGCTGGTGTTCTGGGCGATCACGCTCATCGTGTCGATCAAGTACGTGAGCTTCATCCTGCGGACCGACAACGACGGCGAGGGCGGGATCATGGCCCTGACCGCCCTGATCCAGAAGCTGGACTTCCGCTCCAAGCGGACCAAGGTACTGCTGGTCGCATTCGGGATACTCGGGGCTTCGCTGTTCTACGGCGACGGGATGATCACGCCGGCGATCTCCGTGCTGTCGGCGGTCGAGGGGCTCAAGGTATCGGCGCCGGGGCTGAAGGACTACGTCGTGCCGCTGACGGTGGTCATCGTCATCGGGCTGTTCGCCATCCAGAAGTTCGGGACGGCGCTGGTCGGCGGGCTGTTCGGGCCGGTGATGACGGTGTGGTTCCTGATCATCGGGGTGGCCGGGGCCGCGGAGGTCGCCTCGCACCCGGGCATCATCAAGGCCCTGTCCCCCACCTACGGTGCGCAGTTCATGGTGCACCACGGGATCGTGGCGTTCATCGCGCTGGCCTCGGTGGTGCTGGCGGTGACCGGCGCCGAGGCGCTGTACGCCGACATGGGCCACTTCGGGCGCGAACCCATCCACCGGGCCTGGTTCTACCTCGTCTTCCCGGCGCTGACGCTGAACTACCTGGGCCAGGGCTCGCTGATCCTGCGCCGCCCGGACACCATCTCGAACCCCTTCTTCCTGCTGATGCCGCACTGGTCGCAGTTCCCGATGGTGATCCTGGCCACGATCGCCACCGTCATCGCCTCGCAGGCCGTCATCTCCGGGGCCTTCAGCGTGACCCGGCAGGCGATGCAGCTCGGCTTCCTGCCGCACATGACCATCCGGCACACCTCCGAGCACGAGATCGGCCAGGTGTACGTGCCGGTCGTGAACTGGTTCCTGTGCTGCACGGTCACCGTCCTGGTGGTCGGCTTCGGCTCCTCGGCCTCGCTGGCCTCGGCCTACGGCGTCGCGGTGACCGCCACGTTCATGCTCAACACCATCTTGTTCCTGGCGGTGGCCCGGGTCCTGAAGGGCGTGGCGCCCTGGAAGATCGCCGTCGGCGCCGTGGTGTTCCTGACCAGCGAGACCGCGTTCTTCGCCGCCAACCTCACCAAGGTGGTGCACGGCGGCTGGCTGCCGCTGCTGGTCGCGACCCTGGTCTTCACCGTGCTGAGCACCTGGCGCCGGGGCCGCGCGATCGTCACGCCGAACCGGACGGCGCTGGAGGGGCCGCTGCGCCCCTTCGTCGACGAGGTGGACGCCCTTCAGCCGCCGATCCACCGGGTGGACGGCGTGGCGGTGTTCCTCAACGCCAACATCGAGACCACGCCGCTGGCCCTGCGCGCCAACGTCGAGCACAACCACACCCTGCACAAGACCGTGGTCATCCTGTCGATGATGGTGGAGAAGGTCCCGCACGTCCCGGCCGCCGAGCGCCTGGTCTTCGACGACCTGGGCCACAGCGACGACGGCATCATCCACCTCACCGCCCGCCTGGGCTTCCAGGACGAGCCGGACGTGCCGCGCATCCTGCGCCAGGCCACCGCGCACCCGGACGCCGGCGAGATCGCCGGGATCGACCCGGACGAGGTGTCCTACTTCCTGTCCCGGATCGCGATCGTGCGGACCGGCGCCAAGGGGATGCGGTCCTGGCGCAAGCGGCTGTTCCTGACCATCGCGCACAACGCGGCCAGCCCGGTGGACTACTTCGGGCTGCCGGCCGACCGGTGCGTGATCATGGGAGCGCACGTGCCGGTCTGA
- a CDS encoding DUF397 domain-containing protein, producing the protein MTEQQIILGTQYRKSSYSGANNNNCVEVAIEVATTVSVCVRDTKDAARTTLRFTAEEWKAFIAGVKAGEFELA; encoded by the coding sequence ATGACCGAGCAGCAGATCATCCTCGGCACGCAGTACCGGAAGAGCAGCTACTCCGGAGCGAACAACAACAACTGTGTGGAGGTCGCGATCGAGGTGGCGACCACAGTGAGCGTGTGCGTCCGCGACACCAAGGACGCGGCCCGGACCACGCTCCGCTTCACCGCCGAGGAGTGGAAGGCGTTCATCGCGGGGGTGAAGGCCGGCGAGTTCGAACTCGCCTGA
- a CDS encoding LysR family transcriptional regulator has translation MDLVSACRIFTSVAERGSFTLGAAAEGIPQSVASRRVAALEKHFRQPLFDRTARRAVLTVFGQDMLGPAKRLVQYAEALEHHAAEAKLRPLTLAVPETCGVRHLALLDAAAREAGVALDIRCAGPEQRTAWMRDKAVRAAVRAVPPTEAIWVVPLGLARPPTPDRHGDSQGSSTPRPVRLESLRPSRTDPALRRAWIQPEDDVPYVRDVLQRAGHRAALLPAQISVAASLVTAVGAAIRTDDFVLASADQARDLGLAWRPIADAPVARGYTVVSDIGEDALLIRTLLGAVLARALGVADA, from the coding sequence GTGGACCTCGTCAGCGCCTGCCGCATCTTCACCTCCGTGGCCGAGCGCGGCAGCTTCACCCTCGGCGCCGCCGCCGAGGGCATCCCGCAGTCCGTGGCCAGCCGCCGCGTGGCCGCGCTGGAGAAGCACTTCCGACAGCCGTTGTTCGACCGCACGGCGCGCCGGGCCGTGCTCACCGTCTTCGGCCAGGACATGCTGGGGCCGGCCAAACGGCTCGTGCAGTACGCCGAAGCGCTCGAACACCACGCCGCCGAGGCCAAGCTGCGGCCGTTGACCCTGGCGGTGCCGGAGACCTGCGGCGTGCGGCACCTGGCGCTGCTGGACGCCGCGGCGCGCGAGGCCGGCGTGGCCCTGGACATCCGCTGCGCGGGCCCGGAGCAACGCACTGCATGGATGCGCGACAAGGCGGTGCGCGCCGCAGTACGGGCGGTGCCGCCGACCGAGGCGATCTGGGTCGTCCCGCTCGGGCTGGCACGGCCCCCGACGCCGGATCGGCACGGCGATTCGCAGGGCTCGTCCACACCCCGCCCGGTGCGGCTGGAATCGCTGCGGCCGTCACGGACCGACCCGGCGCTGCGCCGCGCCTGGATCCAGCCCGAGGACGACGTCCCGTACGTCCGCGACGTGCTCCAGCGCGCCGGACACCGCGCCGCGCTGCTGCCCGCGCAGATCTCGGTCGCGGCCTCGCTGGTCACGGCGGTCGGGGCCGCTATACGCACCGACGATTTCGTGCTCGCCTCCGCCGACCAGGCTCGCGACCTCGGCCTGGCCTGGCGGCCGATCGCCGACGCGCCGGTCGCCCGGGGCTACACCGTCGTCTCGGACATCGGCGAGGACGCCTTGCTCATACGGACGCTTCTCGGTGCCGTGTTGGCGCGGGCGTTGGGTGTGGCCGATGCGTGA
- a CDS encoding PP2C family protein-serine/threonine phosphatase, whose amino-acid sequence MDMDDGHSRGDARGEHAEALLGTVTSLSTELLVGILAEAPIGMGLLNAELRWVYANSAFFSTTGLDAARILNRPAAATPFAADLPAIRRVLLDGNARDGSYDGGNGPGGARGTSGTGGPGGTGRTASPDDDQSGLVTATGTGWHVRYRRLEVDGRIAGVVAAVTGPATPDQRRLDQARRRLALQDAAAERIGTTLDVDITCIELAELTVPAMADLTIVEVLPYEVTDRGKGGAPEAPRMRRAALACAPGLRRRLGTLAMPGASVRPGADSAVARSLAEGRLVVANHLSEAELEDQAANAEILAAYRLAGIGSVLSVPLSARGRLVGVMTLARGRGREGFGDDDAVLVKDLADRAAVSVENARQYADSQSVTLELQRALLVEPGRPHSNLEVAARYLPSGNRALVGGDWYEIVRLPFGRTLLVMGDVMGHGVEAAVDMSIYRSAIRDAGGMDLPPHGILRHLDNLISKEESARPATCLLGVADPDRGRWTFASAGHLPPALFAADRPTELVELPTGPPLGTGVGGYEQVIVDLRADQVLLIYTDGLVERRGEDIDVSLARLASLPLPVGGGLEDLLDDALRLVAPPAVEDDIALLAARAAPR is encoded by the coding sequence ATGGACATGGACGACGGGCACTCGCGGGGCGACGCACGAGGAGAGCACGCCGAGGCGCTCCTCGGTACCGTCACGTCGTTGAGCACCGAGCTGCTGGTCGGCATCCTGGCCGAGGCCCCGATCGGGATGGGTCTGCTCAACGCCGAACTGCGCTGGGTCTACGCCAATTCGGCCTTCTTCTCCACCACCGGCCTGGACGCGGCCCGGATCCTGAACCGGCCCGCCGCCGCGACGCCGTTCGCCGCCGACCTGCCGGCTATCAGACGCGTCCTGCTCGACGGGAATGCCCGGGACGGCTCGTACGACGGCGGTAACGGCCCCGGCGGCGCTCGCGGCACCAGCGGGACCGGCGGACCTGGCGGCACCGGCAGGACAGCCAGCCCTGACGACGACCAGTCCGGGCTGGTCACCGCCACCGGCACCGGCTGGCATGTCCGCTACCGGCGGCTGGAGGTCGACGGCCGGATCGCCGGGGTGGTCGCGGCGGTGACCGGGCCGGCGACCCCGGACCAGCGCCGGCTGGACCAGGCCCGCCGCCGGCTGGCGCTCCAGGACGCCGCGGCCGAGCGCATCGGCACCACGCTCGACGTGGACATCACCTGTATCGAACTGGCCGAGCTCACGGTGCCGGCGATGGCGGACCTCACCATCGTCGAGGTGCTGCCGTACGAGGTCACCGACCGGGGCAAGGGCGGCGCGCCCGAGGCCCCCCGGATGCGCCGGGCGGCCCTGGCCTGCGCGCCGGGACTGCGCCGCCGGCTCGGCACGCTGGCCATGCCCGGCGCCTCGGTGCGGCCCGGTGCCGACTCCGCGGTCGCGCGCAGCCTGGCCGAGGGCCGGCTGGTCGTCGCCAACCACCTCTCCGAGGCGGAGTTGGAGGACCAGGCCGCGAACGCGGAGATCCTGGCGGCGTACCGGCTGGCCGGTATCGGCTCGGTCCTGTCTGTGCCGCTGAGCGCGCGCGGGCGGCTGGTCGGGGTGATGACGCTGGCCCGCGGGCGGGGCCGCGAGGGGTTCGGCGACGACGACGCGGTCCTGGTCAAGGACCTCGCCGACCGGGCGGCGGTCAGCGTCGAGAACGCCCGGCAGTACGCCGACTCCCAGAGCGTGACCCTGGAACTGCAGCGCGCGCTGCTGGTCGAACCGGGCCGCCCGCACTCGAACCTGGAGGTCGCCGCGCGCTATCTGCCCTCCGGCAACCGCGCGCTGGTCGGCGGCGACTGGTACGAGATCGTGCGGCTGCCGTTCGGCCGGACGCTGCTGGTCATGGGCGACGTCATGGGACACGGGGTCGAGGCCGCGGTCGACATGAGCATCTACCGCTCGGCGATCCGCGACGCCGGCGGCATGGACCTGCCGCCGCACGGGATCCTGCGGCATCTGGACAACCTGATCTCCAAGGAGGAGTCGGCGCGCCCGGCGACCTGCCTGCTCGGCGTCGCCGACCCGGACCGGGGGCGCTGGACGTTCGCGAGCGCCGGGCACCTGCCGCCGGCGCTGTTCGCGGCCGACCGGCCCACCGAGCTGGTCGAGCTGCCCACCGGACCGCCGCTGGGGACCGGCGTGGGCGGGTACGAGCAGGTGATCGTCGATCTGCGGGCGGACCAGGTGCTGCTGATCTACACCGACGGCCTGGTGGAACGGCGCGGCGAGGACATCGACGTCTCGCTGGCCCGGCTGGCGTCGCTACCGCTCCCGGTCGGCGGCGGGTTGGAGGATCTGCTCGACGACGCGCTGCGCCTGGTCGCGCCGCCGGCGGTCGAGGACGACATCGCGCTTCTGGCCGCGCGCGCCGCACCGCGGTAA